From the genome of Maridesulfovibrio ferrireducens, one region includes:
- a CDS encoding DUF6884 domain-containing protein, with protein MKIFLVSCVKIKQSVPCEAGKMYTSDWFKKAKAYTKKHCDEWYILSAKYGLLRPDEIVTPYEETLLKKRKVERLKWADMVITDLYKIISPQDEVTILAGLNYREFLTPWLEERGNKVIIPLEGLAIGKQKRWFNENK; from the coding sequence ATGAAAATATTTCTTGTTTCGTGTGTTAAGATAAAACAAAGTGTTCCCTGTGAAGCTGGAAAAATGTACACATCAGACTGGTTTAAGAAAGCCAAAGCGTATACAAAAAAACATTGTGATGAATGGTATATTTTGTCTGCAAAGTATGGCCTTTTGCGTCCTGATGAGATTGTAACGCCGTATGAAGAAACTCTATTAAAGAAAAGGAAAGTAGAACGCTTGAAGTGGGCTGATATGGTAATTACTGACCTTTATAAAATTATATCACCGCAGGATGAAGTAACAATTCTCGCTGGTCTTAACTATCGAGAATTTCTGACTCCATGGCTTGAAGAACGTGGAAACAAAGTTATTATTCCTTTAGAGGGTCTTGCCATTGGGAAACAAAAGAGGTGGTTTAATGAAAATAAATGA
- a CDS encoding phosphatidylserine decarboxylase codes for MKNSFRILASVFLFMFLLSISTISTATAKMSIPDDCPCKGSITNLIDAYNSDKVFKVHIDEAFKNMQPVPEGYRKGGNPWIGKSFADLIPFFVEWSSFLPEAKGSEDNALKYIEQMDLFAYKNPFGRVAFQTSPGVEIFNRFASERGDFLSSSASTKKVAKWLADPRIESEEYVLPDPAAADGGFKSYNEFFSRKFKDINKVRPQTMPDRDYIISSPTDATVNSIPVKIVDGTTKLSTKGTQELNIKELLDGSRYWKKFVGGTALSCVLMPNTYHYYHAPVGGQVLETRLVDGALVGMEEFVKFAPAHGNVGAPGASFGAFESYARGYFIIDTGKYGLVGVIPVGLSTVGSVVFEDKFLKADGPVAINRGDELGHFLYGGSLVILVFEPGQYGSDAIKVRLGNQIGIFDTSSNK; via the coding sequence ATGAAAAACAGTTTCCGTATACTTGCATCTGTCTTTTTATTTATGTTTTTACTTTCCATTTCAACCATATCTACTGCAACCGCCAAAATGTCCATTCCTGACGATTGCCCATGCAAAGGGTCGATTACAAATCTTATTGATGCGTACAATAGTGATAAGGTCTTTAAGGTGCATATTGATGAAGCATTCAAAAATATGCAGCCCGTCCCGGAAGGATACAGGAAAGGTGGAAATCCTTGGATCGGAAAATCTTTTGCCGACCTGATTCCGTTTTTTGTGGAGTGGAGTTCATTTCTACCGGAAGCAAAAGGCAGTGAGGATAACGCACTTAAATATATCGAACAGATGGATCTGTTTGCGTATAAAAATCCATTTGGCAGAGTGGCTTTCCAGACTTCGCCGGGAGTTGAGATTTTTAACCGCTTTGCGAGTGAACGCGGTGATTTTTTATCCAGCAGTGCTTCTACAAAAAAAGTAGCTAAATGGCTTGCTGATCCCCGCATTGAAAGTGAAGAATACGTTTTGCCTGATCCCGCAGCCGCTGACGGCGGGTTTAAGTCTTATAATGAATTTTTTTCCCGCAAGTTTAAAGATATCAATAAGGTTCGTCCGCAGACTATGCCGGACCGGGATTATATCATTTCTTCACCGACCGATGCTACTGTGAATTCCATCCCTGTAAAAATTGTAGACGGAACCACTAAGCTTAGTACTAAAGGTACTCAGGAACTGAATATTAAGGAACTGCTGGACGGATCACGCTATTGGAAGAAGTTTGTAGGTGGCACGGCTCTGTCTTGTGTCCTGATGCCTAATACTTACCATTATTACCATGCTCCAGTCGGCGGTCAGGTTCTTGAAACCCGTCTTGTGGATGGAGCATTGGTGGGTATGGAAGAGTTTGTTAAATTCGCTCCGGCTCATGGTAATGTAGGGGCTCCCGGAGCAAGTTTCGGTGCGTTTGAAAGCTATGCGCGCGGTTATTTTATCATAGATACCGGAAAATACGGTTTGGTAGGAGTTATTCCGGTAGGACTCAGCACTGTTGGATCAGTTGTGTTCGAAGATAAGTTCCTCAAAGCGGACGGTCCAGTCGCCATCAACCGCGGTGATGAACTGGGACATTTTCTTTATGGTGGGTCTCTGGTCATTTTGGTTTTTGAACCCGGACAATATGGTTCCGATGCTATTAAGGTTCGTTTGGGAAATCAGATCGGTATTTTTGATACCAGCTCAAATAAATAG
- a CDS encoding Fic family protein: protein MTVLTDNSKELRLRRINRVRTIRGSLAIEGNNLSEEQITAILDGKRVIAPPREIQEVRNAIAAYDQFGSWSVEREADLLEAHSVLMSGLIDEAGAYRHSGVGVIAGERVIHMAPPAKRVSILMQDLFGWLAATDDHPLIASSVFHYEFEFIHPFADGNGRMGRLWQTLILNRWNPLFADIPVESLIYEHQEEYYDALQQSTDKADSAPFIEFMLRMILDAIASATPQVGPQVTPQVKALVEAISGEMSRDEIQAVLGLKDRKSFRELYLKPALEEGLIEMTIPSKPNSKLQKYRLTEKGQRAFRGL, encoded by the coding sequence TTGACCGTCCTTACCGATAATTCAAAGGAATTGCGGCTAAGGCGCATCAATCGAGTGCGCACTATTCGCGGTTCTTTAGCTATTGAAGGGAACAACCTAAGCGAAGAGCAGATTACTGCGATTCTGGACGGCAAAAGGGTAATAGCCCCGCCCCGTGAAATTCAGGAAGTTCGTAACGCCATTGCTGCTTATGATCAGTTCGGTAGTTGGTCGGTGGAGCGGGAAGCTGACTTGCTTGAGGCACATAGCGTGCTTATGTCCGGACTGATAGATGAGGCTGGTGCTTATCGTCACTCCGGTGTCGGCGTGATTGCGGGTGAAAGGGTAATTCACATGGCCCCGCCTGCGAAGCGAGTTTCTATTTTAATGCAGGATCTTTTTGGATGGCTTGCCGCTACTGACGATCATCCGCTAATAGCAAGCTCAGTTTTTCATTACGAATTTGAATTCATACATCCTTTCGCAGACGGCAACGGTCGTATGGGCCGTTTGTGGCAGACACTTATTTTGAACCGCTGGAATCCTTTGTTTGCAGATATCCCGGTCGAAAGTCTGATCTATGAGCACCAAGAAGAATATTACGACGCTCTACAACAGAGCACAGATAAAGCTGATTCAGCTCCATTCATCGAGTTCATGCTCAGGATGATTTTGGATGCTATTGCATCTGCGACCCCCCAAGTTGGCCCCCAAGTTACCCCCCAAGTTAAGGCGTTGGTAGAAGCCATTTCAGGCGAAATGAGCCGTGATGAGATTCAAGCTGTTTTGGGTCTGAAAGATCGTAAGTCATTTAGAGAGCTTTATCTCAAGCCAGCTCTAGAAGAAGGGCTTATTGAAATGACTATTCCTAGTAAGCCTAATAGTAAGTTGCAGAAGTACCGTTTGACTGAGAAGGGGCAGCGGGCATTTCGTGGTCTATAG